One Pseudomonas lalucatii genomic window carries:
- the wecB gene encoding non-hydrolyzing UDP-N-acetylglucosamine 2-epimerase, with protein sequence MLKVMTLVGTRPELIKMSRVIAELDKQVQHVLVHSGQNYDFELNQVFFDDLDIRKPDHFLGAAGDTAAKTIAEVIAKADEVFELEKPDALLLYGDTNTCLAVIAAKRRKIPVFHMEAGNRCFDQRVPEELNRKVLDHLSDINMVLTEHARRYLIAEGIRPETIIKTGSHMEEVLDYYMPRIQASDVLQREGLEEGKFFIVSTHREENVDTPENLRDLLETLRALAETYQYPIIVSTHPRTRKRLEALGESLDHPLIRFVKPFGLLDYIKLQMSAFCVLSDSGTITEEASLLNLPAITIRNAHERPEGMDEGTLIMSGLRKEPVLDAVRVVTSQHDRARRVIPVVKDYQAGPVSKQVVRVVLSYTDYINRTVWSKA encoded by the coding sequence ATGCTTAAGGTGATGACGCTGGTTGGCACCCGCCCGGAGCTGATCAAGATGAGCCGCGTGATCGCGGAACTGGATAAGCAGGTTCAGCATGTGCTGGTGCATTCGGGGCAGAATTACGACTTCGAATTGAACCAGGTGTTTTTCGATGATCTGGATATTCGCAAGCCGGATCATTTCCTCGGAGCTGCCGGCGATACGGCGGCGAAGACCATCGCCGAAGTGATCGCCAAGGCCGACGAGGTGTTCGAACTGGAAAAGCCCGATGCGCTCTTACTGTACGGCGACACCAATACCTGCCTGGCGGTGATTGCCGCCAAGCGCCGGAAAATCCCTGTTTTCCACATGGAGGCGGGGAATCGTTGTTTCGACCAGCGGGTGCCGGAGGAGTTGAACCGCAAGGTTCTCGACCATCTGAGCGATATCAATATGGTGCTGACCGAACATGCGCGCCGTTACTTGATCGCCGAGGGCATTCGCCCGGAAACCATCATCAAGACCGGTTCGCACATGGAGGAAGTGCTGGATTACTACATGCCGCGTATCCAGGCCTCCGATGTGCTGCAGCGCGAAGGGCTGGAGGAGGGTAAGTTCTTCATCGTCAGTACCCATCGGGAAGAGAACGTCGATACACCCGAGAACTTGCGCGATCTGCTGGAGACCCTGCGGGCGCTGGCCGAGACGTACCAGTACCCGATCATCGTCTCCACGCACCCCCGTACCCGGAAACGCCTGGAGGCACTGGGCGAGTCGTTGGACCATCCGCTGATCCGTTTCGTCAAGCCGTTCGGTTTGCTGGATTACATCAAGCTGCAGATGTCGGCGTTCTGTGTGCTATCCGATAGCGGCACCATCACCGAAGAAGCTTCGTTGCTGAACCTGCCGGCGATCACCATCCGCAATGCCCATGAGCGGCCGGAGGGCATGGATGAGGGCACGCTGATCATGAGCGGCCTGAGAAAGGAGCCTGTGTTGGATGCGGTGCGTGTGGTGACCAGCCAGCATGACCGTGCCCGGCGCGTAATCCCGGTGGTGAAGGACTACCAGGCCGGCCCGGTATCCAAGCAGGTGGTCAGGGTGGTGCTCAGTTACACCGATTACATCAACCGTACTGTCTGGTCGAAAGCCTGA